A part of Aquaspirillum sp. LM1 genomic DNA contains:
- a CDS encoding PLP-dependent aminotransferase family protein — MTLCWTALQREQPLVEQIVDQLRAGIDQRQLRPGSRVPSIRQLAMQLHVSPSTVVEAYDRLAALGVLHARRGAGFFVQERRGRPVRERGPKVTELAVDAHWLSRNVYETDAHALQAGCGWFPPAWFDRDSRQRALKQAARYDSALAEYGHPQGYAPLRRYLEDWLGEAGIATQAEHILLTQGASQALDLVACCVARPGDVVLVDDPGYCNLLSCLTLRGFTVVGVPWTPHGPDTTALEHLLQTHQPKAFFTNPWLQNPTGASYSPATAYRVLQLAEQYGCYVVEDNVSAELLATRTQTLAAMEGLHRVIYIGSFSKTLSPGLRVGFVTAAPALIDALTHAKMIAGLTSSTLAERLALAMLTDGRYRKNLERLKARLASAQDASHAMFTTLGWQLFTTPAGGLFVWASPGHAGPDPLRLAESARSHAILLAPGCLFRPNQTATPWLRFNVAFSHGNDLLQFLRGAK, encoded by the coding sequence ATGACACTTTGCTGGACAGCATTGCAGCGCGAACAGCCGCTGGTGGAACAGATCGTTGACCAGCTGCGCGCCGGCATTGACCAGCGCCAGCTGCGCCCCGGCAGCCGGGTGCCGTCAATCCGCCAGCTGGCCATGCAATTGCACGTCAGCCCATCCACCGTGGTGGAAGCCTACGACCGACTAGCGGCGCTGGGGGTGTTGCACGCCCGGCGCGGGGCCGGGTTTTTTGTCCAGGAGCGCCGTGGCCGACCGGTGCGCGAGCGCGGGCCAAAAGTGACGGAACTGGCGGTGGATGCGCACTGGCTGTCGCGCAATGTGTATGAAACCGACGCCCACGCCCTGCAGGCCGGTTGCGGCTGGTTTCCGCCGGCGTGGTTTGACCGCGACAGCCGCCAGCGCGCGCTCAAGCAAGCTGCCCGTTACGACAGCGCGCTGGCCGAGTATGGCCACCCGCAGGGCTACGCGCCGCTGCGCCGCTATCTGGAAGACTGGCTGGGCGAGGCCGGCATTGCCACCCAGGCCGAACATATCCTGCTCACCCAGGGGGCCAGCCAGGCGCTGGATCTGGTGGCCTGCTGCGTGGCACGCCCCGGCGACGTGGTGCTGGTGGACGATCCTGGCTACTGTAATTTGCTGTCCTGCCTGACTCTGCGCGGCTTTACCGTGGTGGGCGTGCCGTGGACGCCGCACGGGCCAGACACCACCGCGCTGGAACACCTGCTGCAAACCCATCAGCCCAAGGCATTTTTCACCAACCCCTGGCTGCAAAACCCCACCGGTGCCAGCTACAGCCCGGCCACCGCCTACCGGGTGCTGCAACTGGCCGAGCAATACGGCTGTTATGTGGTGGAAGACAATGTCTCGGCTGAGCTGCTGGCCACGCGCACGCAAACCCTGGCGGCGATGGAAGGGCTGCACCGGGTGATTTACATCGGCAGCTTCTCGAAAACCCTGTCGCCCGGCCTGCGTGTGGGCTTTGTCACCGCCGCGCCCGCGCTGATTGACGCGCTGACCCACGCCAAGATGATTGCCGGGCTCACCTCGTCCACCCTGGCCGAACGCCTGGCGCTGGCCATGCTGACCGATGGCCGCTACCGCAAGAATCTGGAGCGGCTGAAAGCCCGGCTGGCCAGCGCCCAGGACGCCAGCCACGCCATGTTCACCACGCTGGGCTGGCAGTTGTTCACCACCCCGGCGGGCGGCCTGTTTGTCTGGGCCAGCCCCGGCCACGCCGGCCCCGACCCGTTGCGTCTGGCCGAATCGGCGCGCAGCCACGCCATCCTGCTGGCACCAGGCTGCCTGTTTCGTCCGAACCAGACGGCTACGCCGTGGCTGCGCTTCAATGTGGCGTTCAGCCACGGCAACGATTTGCTGCAGTTTTTGCGCGGGGCAAAATAA